From Glycine soja cultivar W05 chromosome 4, ASM419377v2, whole genome shotgun sequence, the proteins below share one genomic window:
- the LOC114408889 gene encoding protein ENHANCED DISEASE RESISTANCE 2-like — protein sequence MTDDRVHPIPNLAMSPATAHWTSDAIHGGPLRRVDLDSGTNGWASPPGDLFLLRSPNYFTKRQKSPAGDYLLSPSGMDWLKSQSKLDNVLSRPDNRMAQALRQAQAQGKSLKSFIFAVNLQVPGKEHHSAVFYFSTDEPITSGSLLSRFIEGDDAFRNQRFKLVNRIVKGPWIVKKAVGNYSACLLGKALTCNYHRGPNYFEIDVDIGSSAIANAILRLALGYVTSVTIDMGFVVEAQSEEELPERLIGAVRVCQMEMSAATVVDAPNAPRGNKVNHLSGNDE from the coding sequence ATGACAGACGACCGCGTGCATCCAATCCCAAACCTAGCTATGTCTCCGGCCACCGCCCACTGGACCTCTGACGCCATCCACGGCGGACCCCTCCGTCGTGTCGACCTCGACTCCGGCACCAACGGCTGGGCCTCCCCTCCCGGTGACCTCTTCCTCCTCCGCTCCCCCAATTATTTCACCAAACGCCAGAAATCACCCGCCGGCGACTACCTCCTCTCCCCCTCCGGTATGGACTGGCTCAAATCCCAATCCAAACTCGACAACGTCCTCTCCCGGCCCGACAACCGCATGGCCCAGGCCCTCCGCCAGGCCCAGGCCCAAGGCAAATCCCTCAAAAGCTTCATCTTCGCAGTCAACCTTCAAGTCCCTGGAAAAGAACATCACAGCGCGGTCTTCTACTTCTCAACCGACGAACCGATAACCTCCGGTTCGCTCCTCTCCCGGTTCATCGAGGGCGACGACGCGTTCCGAAACCAGCGGTTCAAGCTCGTGAACCGGATCGTGAAGGGTCCATGGATCGTGAAAAAGGCTGTGGGGAATTACAGCGCTTGCTTATTGGGAAAGGCGCTGACGTGCAACTATCACAGAGGACCAAACTACTTCGAGATTGACGTGGACATTGGGAGCAGCGCCATCGCCAACGCTATCCTGCGCCTCGCGCTGGGGTATGTTACCAGCGTCACCATCGATATGGGGTTTGTTGTGGAGGCGCAGAGCGAGGAGGAGCTGCCGGAGAGGCTCATCGGAGCGGTTAGGGTTTGCCAGATGGAGATGTCCGCCGCCACCGTCGTCGATGCCCCCAACGCGCCGCGCGGTAACAAGGTCAATCACCTAAGCGGTAACGACGAGTaa